A window from Drosophila nasuta strain 15112-1781.00 chromosome 3, ASM2355853v1, whole genome shotgun sequence encodes these proteins:
- the LOC132793650 gene encoding uncharacterized protein LOC132793650 isoform X2: protein MGAVQPGAVVSIEHTWVHSTPYAALPPYAVVGGHDSDGTPIYVGRSFHEGENLPAKVIPSKGCAYVAYGGTEHQKTHYEVLVGQGFAWVGSASGGVPPNAVRSGNTRTGEPLYVGRGHYANSLSVGKVHPSHGCLYIPFGGQEVRINTYEVLIHQQQDVWVPASPAYTPPGAVIAGHDSDRTPIYAGRAMHEGEMLPAKVVPSKGTAYVCFGGYEIPKNTYEVLTGYGYVWIRPGFHGMPPNAVSTGRARNGEPIYYGRGHHQGSLTPGLISARQRCLYIPYGGREIRVDSYEVLCRQ, encoded by the exons ATGG GTGCAGTTCAGCCAGGAGCAGTTGTGAGCATTG AACACACCTGGGTGCACTCGACTCCATATGCCGCACTGCCTCCCTATGCCGTTGTCGGCGGCCACGACTCCGACGGCACACCGATCTATGTGGGTCGCTCGTTCCACGAGGGCGAGAATCTGCCCGCTAAGGTGATACCGAGCAAGGGTTGCGCCTATGTCGCCTACGGCGGCACCGAGCACCAGAAGACCCACTACGAGGTGCTCGTCGGCCAGGGCTTCGCCTGGGTGGGCAGCGCCAGCGGTGGCGTGCCCCCGAATGCGGTGCGCAGCGGCAACACACGCACCGGGGAGCCGTTGTATGTGGGACGTGGTCACTACGCGAACTCGTTGAGCGTGGGCAAAGTGCATCCATCGCATGGTTGTCTCTACATTCCCTTCGGTGGCCAGGAGGTGCGCATCAACACCTACGAGGTGCTCATCCATCAGCAGCAGGATGTCTGGGTGCCCGCTTCGCCAGCCTACACCCCACCGGGAGCTGTCATCGCTGGTCACGATTCGGACAGGACGCCCATCTATGCGGGACGTGCCATGCATGAGGGTGAGATGCTACCCGCTAAGGTTGTGCCCAGCAAGGGCACAGCCTACGTCTGCTTCGGTGGCTACGAGATCCCGAAGAACACCTACGAGGTCTTGACTGGTTACGGATATGTCTGGATCAGACCTGGATTCCACGGCATGCCACCAAATGCGGTGAGCACGGGACGTGCCCGGAATGGCGAACCCATCTATTATGGACGTGGTCATCATCAGGGCAGCTTGACACCCGGTCTCATCTCTGCCCGCCAACGCTGTTTGTACATTCCTTACGGTGGTCGCGAGATTCGCGTCGACTCCTATGAAGTACTCTGCAGACAATAA
- the LOC132793650 gene encoding uncharacterized protein LOC132793650 isoform X3 — protein sequence MEHTWVHSTPYAALPPYAVVGGHDSDGTPIYVGRSFHEGENLPAKVIPSKGCAYVAYGGTEHQKTHYEVLVGQGFAWVGSASGGVPPNAVRSGNTRTGEPLYVGRGHYANSLSVGKVHPSHGCLYIPFGGQEVRINTYEVLIHQQQDVWVPASPAYTPPGAVIAGHDSDRTPIYAGRAMHEGEMLPAKVVPSKGTAYVCFGGYEIPKNTYEVLTGYGYVWIRPGFHGMPPNAVSTGRARNGEPIYYGRGHHQGSLTPGLISARQRCLYIPYGGREIRVDSYEVLCRQ from the exons ATGG AACACACCTGGGTGCACTCGACTCCATATGCCGCACTGCCTCCCTATGCCGTTGTCGGCGGCCACGACTCCGACGGCACACCGATCTATGTGGGTCGCTCGTTCCACGAGGGCGAGAATCTGCCCGCTAAGGTGATACCGAGCAAGGGTTGCGCCTATGTCGCCTACGGCGGCACCGAGCACCAGAAGACCCACTACGAGGTGCTCGTCGGCCAGGGCTTCGCCTGGGTGGGCAGCGCCAGCGGTGGCGTGCCCCCGAATGCGGTGCGCAGCGGCAACACACGCACCGGGGAGCCGTTGTATGTGGGACGTGGTCACTACGCGAACTCGTTGAGCGTGGGCAAAGTGCATCCATCGCATGGTTGTCTCTACATTCCCTTCGGTGGCCAGGAGGTGCGCATCAACACCTACGAGGTGCTCATCCATCAGCAGCAGGATGTCTGGGTGCCCGCTTCGCCAGCCTACACCCCACCGGGAGCTGTCATCGCTGGTCACGATTCGGACAGGACGCCCATCTATGCGGGACGTGCCATGCATGAGGGTGAGATGCTACCCGCTAAGGTTGTGCCCAGCAAGGGCACAGCCTACGTCTGCTTCGGTGGCTACGAGATCCCGAAGAACACCTACGAGGTCTTGACTGGTTACGGATATGTCTGGATCAGACCTGGATTCCACGGCATGCCACCAAATGCGGTGAGCACGGGACGTGCCCGGAATGGCGAACCCATCTATTATGGACGTGGTCATCATCAGGGCAGCTTGACACCCGGTCTCATCTCTGCCCGCCAACGCTGTTTGTACATTCCTTACGGTGGTCGCGAGATTCGCGTCGACTCCTATGAAGTACTCTGCAGACAATAA
- the LOC132790206 gene encoding uncharacterized protein LOC132790206 — MDHKWIARNVRDHLPPLAIVAGYDSNRDPIYVARARHNGEMLPAKFIPNKKQAYVSWGGKEITKNDFEILTGHKHSWHPAKGGKVHPGALRAGQTSGGEPLYVGRAYFAGSLTPGKVHPSHGCLYISYGGAEKRLEEYEVLV, encoded by the exons atgg ATCACAAATGGATTGCCCGCAACGTCAGGGATCATCTGCCGCCATTGGCCATCGTCGCCGGCTACGATTCCAACAGGGATCCCATCTATGTGGCTCGCGCCCGTCACAATGGCGAAATGCTGCCTGCCAAGTTCATTCCCAACAAGAAACAGGCCTACGTCTCCTGGGGCGGCAAGGAGATCACCAAGAATGACTTTGAGATCCTGACCGGTCACAAGCACAGCTGGCACCCCGCCAAGGGCGGTAAGGTACACCCCGGTGCTCTGCGCGCTGGTCAAACCTCCGGTGGCGAGCCACTGTATGTGGGACGCGCCTATTTTGCCGGCAGTCTGACACCCGGCAAGGTGCATCCCTCCCATGGCTGTCTGTACATTTCGTATGGCGGAGCTGAGAAGCGTCTGGAGGAGTATGAGGTGCTCGTGTGA